TCCTTCAATATTGTCATTATTACTTAAATAATATCAAACATCCACTGCATGTTTGAATACGATAAGTAAAAGATCTTGCATTATATACCTTATAaccatattgtttattttattttgataaataaatgaaaccagaaTGGTTTCAAATAACATGCTTGCACAAATAGCAACACTGCTGTACCATGTGGAATGAAGGCAACCCTTGTACTTACAGAAGATTTCATGGAAGaactgagaaattttaaaaatatgtatataactcAAAATTTGATGGTACATACTACTGAGAAAATGTGGTGTAAAAGTTTCTGACTCAGGACTCtgtcaatatgaaaaaaattgactAATTTGGTCTgcacacaaacatacaaaaattGAAAACTAGTAATTCTAGAACACACCACTTTCATTCAAGTTTAAACCTAGTATTAAATACTAAATAGATAGATATATTTAGAATTTAGCATATATTTTCTGTTAGGCCTCAGTTGTGTTCTTTGAGCCTAGTTTATAAAAAGCTGGAAAttaataaacaatagaaattttatGTGCTAATTCCCCCCAAATCTATTAGTCTATTAGATATTAGAAAACAGCCCCCGAAAGATAACCGATgaactttttttataaaagataaaaataatttcactattttcacagatggaaaaaaaaacagcagaagtaAATCTCACTTCGATGATGGAATTTATTCTTTTGGGATTTTCTGATATTCCCAAtcttcaaatgtttctttttgtaatatttttctttgtctatgtGATAATTTTGATGGGAAACGGCATCATTGTTCTCATAACCAAGACTGACCAGGCTCTCCAGACtcccatgtattttttcctcagtaatttttccttcttggaaATCTGTTTTGTATCTGCCACTCTTCCCAAAATGCTCACAAACCTTTGGAcccagaaaagaaatatttcgTTGTTTGCCTGTGCAACACAAATGTGTTTTGTCCTCATGCTTGGGAATATAGAGTGCCTCCTTCTGATggtgatggcctatgaccgctacgTTGCCATTTGTGACCCTCTGCACTACCCTCTAATCATGAACCACAAGGTCTGTGTTCAGCTGGTGACCGCCTGCTGGATCACCGGGGTTCCAGTCGAGATAGGGCAGACATGCCAGATCTTCTCTCTGCCATTTTGTGGGTCTAGCCAAATCAATCACTTCTTCTGTGACATCCCCCCACTGCTTAAGCTGGCCTGTGGGGATACTTTCCTGAATGAGATGTTAGTCTTTACAGTCGCTGTTCTCTTTGTTATGATCCCCTTTCTGTTGATACTTGGATCCTACAGTAAAATCATCTCTACCATCCTGAGGTTGCCATCCGCAACAGGACGAACCAAAGCTTTCTCCACCTGCTCATCTCATGTCATAGTTGTGGCCATGTTTTTTGGTTCTGCAGTCATCACATATTTACGACCCAAATCCAAACATTCTTCCAGAACAgacaaatttctttctcttttctatacCATTGTCACCCCAATGTTTAATCCCATGATATACACTCTGAGAAATAAG
The Canis lupus familiaris isolate Mischka breed German Shepherd chromosome 18, alternate assembly UU_Cfam_GSD_1.0, whole genome shotgun sequence genome window above contains:
- the OR10AG64 gene encoding olfactory receptor family 10 subfamily AG member 64 (The RefSeq protein has 2 substitutions compared to this genomic sequence), with translation MEKKTAEVNLTSMTEFILLGFSDIPNLQMFLFVVFFFVYVIILMGNGIIVLITKTDQALQTPMYFFLSNFSFLEICFVSATLPKMLTNLWTQKRNISLFACATQMCFVLMLGNIECLLLMVMAYDRYVAICDPLHYPLIMNHKVCVQLVTACWITGVPVEIGQTCQIFSLPFCGSSQINHFFCDIPPLLKLACGDTFLNEMLVFTVAVLFVMIPFLLILGSYSKIISTILRLPSATGRTKAFSTCSSHVIVVAMFFGSAVITYLRPKSKHSSRTDKFLSLFYTIVTPMFNPMIYTLRNKDAMMALRKLLP